The proteins below come from a single Clarias gariepinus isolate MV-2021 ecotype Netherlands chromosome 17, CGAR_prim_01v2, whole genome shotgun sequence genomic window:
- the LOC128505403 gene encoding pannexin-3-like isoform X2, giving the protein MSIAKRAAQAVLSDALLQNNNEDSRLRHLELELPLDKFIKFVSVGLPLMLVSLAFAREISVGPQVSCFPPSNFTSKQAAYVDTYCWDSLMHHEFDTHGNSEERSLWVHKMFPYSLLIMAMIMYLPALIWKFLAMPILGSDLLFIIDELDKSYNRSVRLAQSIVELQQNTDPYEFQAELQRAKRKRYFEYPLLERYMQYKHSSYFLVSMLFLRGFLLLTFMSASCLYLVYFHLSAFLQDEFSCFMRTGILQDEFWVPTLVQCKISGLMVFQVISIANGATYVLLGPIVLFSLLRLFCWDTSFLSLYEVLPALGLISGQKLGCPLNDLNVLLLFLRSNVAQLRSYGRLKALCSLAPPHLHRGKGMLTEEQVEEAAEAAEEMQEAIQEAREEGKHNLVDIMTMLGATRGNVMNCPEHRPLVEENMTLGTVSLICVLKSILILGIIAYIIWDVQKIIK; this is encoded by the exons ATGTCAATTGCTAAGAGAGCTGCACAGGCTGTGCTGTCCGACGCCCTGCTTCAGAACAATAATGAAGACAGCCGCCTTCGTCACCTGGAACTGGAGCTGCCCTTAGACAAATTCATCAAATTTGTATCAGTGGGACTTCCTCTAATGCTGGTGTCTTTGGCATTTGCTCGAGAGATTTCAGTCG gtCCACAGGTTAGCTGTTTTCCTCCCAGCAACTTCACATCGAAGCAGGCTGCGTATGTAGACACCTACTGCTGGGATTCACTGATGCACCATGAGTTTGATACACATGGAAACTCTGAAGAACGTTCACTGTGGGTTCATAAG ATGTTCCCCTACTCTCTGCTGATCATGGCAATGATAATGTACCTTCCAGCTCTGATCTGGAAGTTCCTGGCTATGCCAATTCTTGGTTCTGATCTGCTCTTTATAATTGATGAGCTAGACAAGTCTTACAACCGCTCAGTGCGCTTGGCTCAGAGCATTGTGGAACTGCAACAGAATACAGACCCATATGAATTTCAAGCAGAGTTGCagag AGCCAAGAGGAAGCGTTACTTTGAGTACCCTCTGCTGGAGAGATACATGCAATACAAGCATAGTTCCTACTTCCTGGTCAGCATGCTTTTTCTGCGTGGCTTCCTCTTGCTCACTTTCATGTCAGCATCCTGTCTCTATCTGGTCTACTTTCATCTTTCAGCCTTCCTGCAGGACGAGTTCAGCTGCTTTATGCGCACGGGGATCCTCCAAGATGAGTTCTGGGTTCCCACGCTGGTGCAGTGCAAGATCAGTGGCCTGATGGTGTTCCAGGTTATTAGTATAGCTAACGGTGCCACTTATGTGCTGCTTGGTCCCATTGTCCTGTTCAGCCTGCTGCGTCTCTTCTGCTGGGACACCAGTTTCCTCTCATTGTATGAGGTGCTTCCTGCTCTGGGGCTTATCAGTGGTCAGAAGCTGGGATGCCCATTGAATGACCTGAACGTTCTTCTCCTCTTCCTGCGCAGTAACGTGGCACAGCTGCGCTCGTATGGTCGACTCAAGGCCTTGTGCTCACTAGCTCCCCCTCATTTGCACAGGGGTAAGGGCATGCTGACAGAGGAGCAGGTTGAGGAAGCTGCTGAAGCAGCTGAGGAGATGCAAGAGGCGATACAGGAAGCTAGAGAGGAGGGCAAACACAATCTAGTGGACATCATGACCATGCTTGGGGCGACAAGAGGGAATGTGATGAACTGCCCTGAGCATCGCCCTCTAGTGGAGGAAAACATGACACTCGGTACAgtcagtctcatctgtgtcctCAAGAGCATTCTGATACTGGGCATAATTGCATATATAATATGGGACGTTCAGAAAATAATCAAGTGA
- the LOC128505403 gene encoding pannexin-3-like isoform X3 — MSIAKRAAQAVLSDALLQNNNEDSRLRHLELELPLDKFIKFVSVGLPLMLVSLAFAREISVGPQVSCFPPSNFTSKQAAYVDTYCWDSLMHHEFDTHGNSEERSLWVHKMFPYSLLIMAMIMYLPALIWKFLAMPILGSDLLFIIDELDKSYNRSVRLAQSIVELQQNTDPYEFQAELQRAKRKRYFEYPLLERYMQYKHSSYFLVSMLFLRGFLLLTFMSASCLYLVYFHLSAFLQDEFSCFMRTGILQDEFWVPTLVQCKISGLMVFQVISIANGATYVLLGPIVLFSLLRLFCWDTSFLSLYEVLPALGLISGQKLGCPLNDLNVLLLFLRSNVAQLRSYGRLKALCSLAPPHLHRGKGMLTEEQVEEAAEAAEEMQEAIQEAREEGKHNLVDIMTMLGATRGNVMNCPEHRPLVEENMTLEPNHQGYHELEESTSCCFG, encoded by the exons ATGTCAATTGCTAAGAGAGCTGCACAGGCTGTGCTGTCCGACGCCCTGCTTCAGAACAATAATGAAGACAGCCGCCTTCGTCACCTGGAACTGGAGCTGCCCTTAGACAAATTCATCAAATTTGTATCAGTGGGACTTCCTCTAATGCTGGTGTCTTTGGCATTTGCTCGAGAGATTTCAGTCG gtCCACAGGTTAGCTGTTTTCCTCCCAGCAACTTCACATCGAAGCAGGCTGCGTATGTAGACACCTACTGCTGGGATTCACTGATGCACCATGAGTTTGATACACATGGAAACTCTGAAGAACGTTCACTGTGGGTTCATAAG ATGTTCCCCTACTCTCTGCTGATCATGGCAATGATAATGTACCTTCCAGCTCTGATCTGGAAGTTCCTGGCTATGCCAATTCTTGGTTCTGATCTGCTCTTTATAATTGATGAGCTAGACAAGTCTTACAACCGCTCAGTGCGCTTGGCTCAGAGCATTGTGGAACTGCAACAGAATACAGACCCATATGAATTTCAAGCAGAGTTGCagag AGCCAAGAGGAAGCGTTACTTTGAGTACCCTCTGCTGGAGAGATACATGCAATACAAGCATAGTTCCTACTTCCTGGTCAGCATGCTTTTTCTGCGTGGCTTCCTCTTGCTCACTTTCATGTCAGCATCCTGTCTCTATCTGGTCTACTTTCATCTTTCAGCCTTCCTGCAGGACGAGTTCAGCTGCTTTATGCGCACGGGGATCCTCCAAGATGAGTTCTGGGTTCCCACGCTGGTGCAGTGCAAGATCAGTGGCCTGATGGTGTTCCAGGTTATTAGTATAGCTAACGGTGCCACTTATGTGCTGCTTGGTCCCATTGTCCTGTTCAGCCTGCTGCGTCTCTTCTGCTGGGACACCAGTTTCCTCTCATTGTATGAGGTGCTTCCTGCTCTGGGGCTTATCAGTGGTCAGAAGCTGGGATGCCCATTGAATGACCTGAACGTTCTTCTCCTCTTCCTGCGCAGTAACGTGGCACAGCTGCGCTCGTATGGTCGACTCAAGGCCTTGTGCTCACTAGCTCCCCCTCATTTGCACAGGGGTAAGGGCATGCTGACAGAGGAGCAGGTTGAGGAAGCTGCTGAAGCAGCTGAGGAGATGCAAGAGGCGATACAGGAAGCTAGAGAGGAGGGCAAACACAATCTAGTGGACATCATGACCATGCTTGGGGCGACAAGAGGGAATGTGATGAACTGCCCTGAGCATCGCCCTCTAGTGGAGGAAAACATGACACTCG AACCTAACCACCAGGGCTACCATGAACTGGAGGAGTCTACATCATGTTGTTTTGGCTAA